In Aminiphilus circumscriptus DSM 16581, the sequence CCACGGTGAAGAACGGAGAGGTTTGGGCGGAGAACACGCCGAAGAACATGATGTTTCCTCCGGACGAACTGGTGGCCTTTCACAGCCGGGTTTTTCCCTGGTGCCCCGGGGACATCCTCTCCACGGGAACACCCCGGGCGGTGTCCTTGGAGCACGGGGATCTTCTCGAATGCCGTATCACCGGCTTCGAGCCGCTGCGAAATCCCGTGGAGGACCTGAAGCGCCTCTGAGGCGAGAAAGAATGCCGGGGATTCCGGGAACTCGATTCCACGGGAACGTCCGGTCGGTGTCCTTGGAGCACTGAGATTGTATCAAATACAGGGAAGCTCTGAATAAAGGCCTTTCGTTTTCCCTTGACCTCGGACCGCATCAGGCTCTGCGAGGCGCCCTGCGGGGCTGATGCAGCCTTATTCAGAGATTCCACAGTATCATCGTCTTTCGCCGGAAGGGCTGTCGGAATGGGGAAACGCGCCCGCTCGCGGGCTTTCCTTGCGAAGGGTTTCCGGAATCGAACGCCCTTTCCCGAAGCTTCGTCGTGCGGCGGGGATAATGCGGAAGGAGGAGCGGCATGGCGTTTCTCGATCTTGTGCGACGTCGCGGGAGCGTTCGGGCCTACGCGCCCGATCCGGTTCCGCGGGAGATACTCGACCGATGCGTGGAGGCGGCGCGTCTCGCGCCGAGCGCCTGTAATTCGCAGCCCTGGACCTTTCTTTTGGTGGATGACCCGGAGCGCCGGAGGTGTCTTGCCGAGGCCGCCTTCGACGGGGTCTACCGCATGAACTCCTTCGCAGCCCAGGCTCCGGTGCTCGTGGCGGTGCTCACCGAGCGCTCTCGTTTTGCCGCTCTACTGGGGGGATTCTTCCGAGGGGTTCAGTACAGTCTTCTCGATGTGGGCATCGCAGTGGAGCATTTCGTGCTCCAGGCCGCGGAGGAGGGGCTGGGTACCTGTTGGCTCGGATGGTTCGACGAAAGAGGCGTCAAGCGCGCGCTCGACCTTCCCGCCGGGGCGAGGGTGGACGTGTTGCTTTCCGTGGGATTTCCCCTTTCCGCCGAGGGGGCGAAGCCCCGGGCCTCCCGAAAGCCCCTGGAGGAGATGCGGCGCTATTGCTGAGGTGCCGCTTCCGGTTTCTTCCTCGTACCGCCCCGTGCTCTTTTTTTCGGGAGGGCTTTCTTTTGCTGCGCCCAGTACTGGAACTGAATGCCCCCGACTCTCGACTCTCTCCGGCGCACGGTTTGCGTTTCAGCCGCGCAGGCGGAGAATGGCCGCGACGATGCTTCGAGGGGTCCCGAAGGCCCCCGCCTTGGTGACGAGAGGAAGGCCGTTCAGGTCGCCACCCTGGACGCGGAGCAGGGGGATGCCCGGCTCGATCTCCTCGGTCACTACCGTTTCAACCACGGAAAGCCGCTTGAGAATCTTTGCCGCCACGTCGCCGCCGGAGAGAAAGAGGCCGCCCAGCCGGTGGCGCCGGGCCAGGGCGCACGCGAGATCGCCGAGAAAGGTGGCGATGCGGATGGCGTCGTTGCCGCGGTGGGTTGTCGAAGAGGGATCCTCCGGGCGCGAGCTGGCGATGAGAACGTTTTTACCCTGGAGGAGCAGGGGACTCACGGTCTCGACGGCCCCTTCCAGGGCTCCCGGAGCATTTTGGAGAAAGGCGCTCATGTCGGGAATGTAGCCCATTGCGGTACCGCTGTTCAGAACCTGTTTCACCTGTTCGATGCTCCTTGGGTGAACGCTTCCCACCACGGCCAGAACAGGGAGGTCTCGCCTGACGAGGGCTTCCGCCAGGCCGGCGGAACCTGCCCACAGCACCGTCTCTGGAGCGACGGAGGCGGTCACCGCCCGGACGAGACGCCGCAAGTCCTCGTCGGTCTCGGCATCGAAGGTGTAGCACCCTTCTTCCCGCAGATTCCCGCATCGTGCTCCCCGAGGCGGAAGAAGAAATCCGCCCCGGAGTTCCTCCAGGCGGACGTGGCGGGGAGAGCACGCTCCCGTTCCGCAAAGGAGCAGGGAAATGTCCGAGGTTGTCACGGGCTTGAGGGGATCTCTGGCCATGGCCGTCTGGGAGACTGGGATTCCCTCCACGGAGAGAATCGCATTCTTCACAGTGCGTCCCATCTTGGGGAACGCCGGAGCGAAGACCACCGTTGAAAGTCCGAGACCCCGCTGTAGCGCCTCGACCTCGACCGCCGTGTTGCCCCGGAGCGTGGAATCCGTCTTCAGATAGAAGATGGTGGTGCCGACGAAACGATGCAGCTCCGCGGCAAGGGCGGCGATTCTGGAAAAGGCCTCCTCCGCGGGCAGGTTCCGCGTTTCCGTGTCCACCACTAGAACGTTCGAGGCTCCTGCGATCCCCAGGAGGTTTTCCGGGTCGAGAAGAATCCTGGGGAGGTCATTGCGGGAACGGAGGAACTGTAGGGCCGTGTCGCAGGCGCCGGTGAAGTCGTCCGCGAGGACGACGTAACGAGAGGACATGCCGTCAGGCGGCGCCGTGTCGACCGGCGATGCGGTGTCGGGCGAACCGCACGGCGAACTCGATGGCCGTGCGAAGGCTCGTGGGATCCGCGGTTCCCTTTCCGGCCTTGCCGAAGACCGTTCCGTGGTCCACGGAGGTGCGGATGATGGGCAGTCCCACGGTGATGTTCACGCCTCCCATGAAATCGAGCAGTTTGAGCGGGATGTGTCCCTGATCATGGTACATGACCACCGCAATGTCGTACCTGCCGTTTTTGCAATGAAGGAACGCCGTATCCGGCGGAAGGGGGCCGGTCACGTCAAACCCCTCGTCAAGGGCGGCCTCGATGGCGGGGACAATGTGATCCGTTTCCTCCGTGCCGAAGAGACCGTGTTCGCCCGAGTGGGGATTGAGGCCGAGCACGGCGATGCGGGGGTTTTCGATGTCCAGCCCGCGCATGGCGCCGTCGGCGAGACGGATCACGTGGAGGACTCGTTCCTTCGTCACCCGGTCGCAGGCTTCGCGGAGAGAGACGTGAGTGCTCACGTGAATCACCCGGAGCGGTCCTCCCACGAGAAGCATGGCGGTTCCCCTGGACCTGGTGAGATCCGTAAAGATCTCCGTGTGTCCCGCGTAGTCGTGTCCTGCCAGGTTGAGGGCTTCCTTGTGCAGCGGTCCCGTCACCGTGGCGTCCACCTTGTCCGCCAGTGCCAGTTCGATGGCGCGCTTCACGTAGGCGTAGGCGGCTTCGCCGCAGGAAGCCTGAATTTTCGCGAAGGAGTAGTCCTCTTTCAGGGAACCGCACTCCACCAGATTGATGCATCCGGGAGCGTAGTCGTCGGGATCCTCCAGAATGTGAAGTTTCCTCGTGGAGCCCACGATGGGCTTTACCTTTTCCACCACCAGTGCGTCGCCCACGAGAATGGGGCGACAGGTCTCCTCGAAACGCCCTTCCTCGATGACCATGAGAGCGATTTCGGGACCCGCTCCGGAAGGATCTCCAAGAGTTATTGCCACTTTCGGCTTCATGGGGAACAGTCCTTTCGCGTCGAGTGAAAAAAGTCCGACGGCCCGGAAGAGGGGGAGGCTTTGGGTACGGGCCGCCGGAAGAGGTTTGGTGGACGGAGGATCAGAAGAGATTGCCCTCCTCGTTGAAGGGCAACTCCCGAGGTTCGCCCAGAACTTCCAGGTTCGGATGTGCTTCCGCATAGGGGATGAGGTTTTCGGAGATCGCTATCTCCTCCAGGCTCACCGTGTTTTTGATGCGCACGAGACGGACGGCGTCACGATCGGCAACGTTGCTCATCTTCACTGCCGCCTGGATGGCCTGGCGGTCGTTTCTGAGAACCATGGGAATCTTGACGCTCATGGGTACCGTGGAGGTCAGGGCGTTTGGATAGGTCTGTTCGAAGTCGAACTTTCGGTAGGCCCGAATGGTGGTGAGGTCCAGAATGCCCAGACCATTTCCGTTGCCGCCGGATTTATCGGTGATGTCCAGCACCGCCACACGAGTGATCCTGGGTCCCCCCGATGCGTAGGGGGTGTGGTAACGCCCGACGATGTTCGTGTCGAAGCCGGTGCCGCAGATGTCCTTGCCGATCTCGTCGATGACCAGCACGTCCAGCTCGTCGAAGAAAATTCGTGGATAGAGTTTCCAGGCCTCCTGCAGCAGCTCAGGCTCGCGAAGTTCGATGCGATCCTTGGGAAGAACCTCCAGAAGCGCCGTCTCGTGGAAGGCATTCTCCACGACGCCGACGGCGCAGAGAACGTTCTTCTTGGCCAGCGTCACCCGTGCGACGGAGGGAATGTTCGCCGCCATTTCGCCGAAACCGAGGCGATGTGCGTGATCCGCGCCACGCTGTTTTCCCATGCCGATGGTGACCATCTTCATGAGGCCGCTCTCGTAGGAGCCCCGAAAAGCAGGGTGAGGTTTGACGCGGTTGACGATCACGATGGCGTCCGCTTCGTCGGCGTATTTATCGAGGTAGACGGGGCATCCCGTGTCGGACGTGCCGAGCTGGACCGTCTCCATGGTGGCCCGGATAGGGGCTCCCACGGACTCCTCGGTGATACCCATCTTGGCGAGGAGATGAGTCTGTCCCTCGGCGGTGGCGCCGCCGTGGCTCCCCATGGCGGGGAAGAGAAACGGCTCTCCCCCCGCGGCGCGGATCTCCCGCACGAGCACCTTGAGCATGAGCGCCAGGTTCGTCACGCCACGGCTTCCCGCGGTGACCGCCACGGTCTGTCCCGGGCGGATCGCCTGCAGGGTTCCGCTCTCTCGGAGTTTCGCGGTGAGTATCGCCTCCACATCGTCTATCCGCGGTCGGGGAAAGATCTGGCGCACCTTCACGACTCGAGGAAGCGGTATGGGTGCCAACAGAGTGTCGATGGCCGACATGGGCTTGCGCCTCCTTGCAGAACTAGATACGACGATCAGGGTTTCAGAGCTACCCGGAGACAGTCGTGACTCGTCGCGGCGAGGTTGAATCCGTCCTCCCACTGGGACAAGGGGAAGGCGTGCGTCACGAGGGGGTCGAGAACCACGTCGCCGGTGCCAACGAGATGGATGGCGGTCTTCCAGTCGTAGGGAATCTGGGAGATTTCGCCCTTCACGTCGATTTCCTTGACGATGATTTTGTGGGTGTCCACGGGAGCCGTGATGCCTCCCCGAATGCCGCCGCCCGCCCAGAGAACCTTGCCACCCTTGCGGACGATGTCGAGGGATTCCGCGATGGGCTCCACGGAACCGGTGTTCTCGAGGACCACATCCACGCCGATGCCGCCGGTCAGTTCGGCGATGCGCTTTCGAATGTCCTCTTTGTCCACATTGATCACCACGTCGGCACCGAGCTTTTTCGCCATGACGAGCCGGAAATCCGCGTCGCGGTCGAGGCCGCTCATGAAGATGGGGCCGGCACCGATGGCCTTGCAGACCTGCATGAGCAGGATCCCCCGTGCGCCGGGACCGAGAATGGCCACGGACTCTCCTGCCCGGACACCCATGCGGCTGATGATGCTGTGTATCGATCCCGCCGTGGGTTCGAGCAGCACGGCGCTCTTGGAATCCACGTTGTCGGGCAGGACATGGAGCTGGAACTCGGGCCACACAGTGTACTTGGCGAAGCCGCCGCCCGTGACGTAGTGGGCACGTCCGTCCATGGGGCGCAAAGTGTTGCAGATGTTGAAGCGCCCTTCGAGACAGGCGGGACAGTGGCCGCAGTAGAAAGTGACGATCTCACAGACCACGCGGTCTCCGGACTTCACGCGGGTGACTTCTGGACCGGTCGCGATGACCCTGGCCACGATCTCGTGCCCTTGCACCACCTTGCGGGGCGGGTGCAGAACGGCGGCCTTCTCCGCCTCGCTGGCGGTCCATTTGTGAATGTCGCTGCCGCAGATTCCGCAGTATTCCACTTCGAGCAGCACGTCGTGGGGGGCGTAGGGGTTCTCTCCCAGCTTCGGTACGGGGACTTCCTCAAGTCGCACATCCCCGTTCGGATAGGTCACAAGTCCGAGCATCGTTTTCTCCATGGTACGGTTCTCTCTCCCTTCGTGGATCATACGGGCGATGTGCCCGATGGGTCCTTCTTCCGCGAGGCCCTCCAGCGTTCGTACATGGGTGTGGACTGAACGAGCGAGAGAAGGGCGAGAAACAGCAGTGTGGCCGAAATGGGATTCGTGAGAAAAACCGTCCACGATCCCTGGCTGATGAGCAGGGACTGGTGCAGGCTCACGTCGAGCATTCTGCCCAGGATCAGCCCCACCACGAGGGGGGCCACGGGAATTTTTAGTTTGTCCATGAAGTAGCCCAGGATGCCGAAGGCGAACATGAGCCCCACTTCGAAGAGATTGTTGTTGATGGCGAAGGCCCCGATGACGCAGAGGACCACGATGGCCACGGACAGCACCCTGTTGCTGATGCGAGTGACGAAGATGCATGCCTTGGTGAAGAGCAATCCCTCCGCGAACATGAAGAAATTGGACAGGAGGATCGCCCAGAGGAGTGTATAGGTCACGCCCGCGTATTCCGTCATCAGGGTGGGGCCGGGCATGATGCCGTGGATCATGAGCCCTCCGAGAAGGATGGCCGTGGCGGAACTGCCGGGAATGCCCAGAGAGATGGTGGGAATGAGCGCTCCACCCACCACGGCGTTGTTGGCCGCTTCGGGAGCGGCGATGCCGTAGGGGTTTCCCTTGCCGAAGGATTCCTTGTCCTTGGAGAACCGTTTCGCCTCGTTGTAGGCGAACCAGCAGGCCGTGTCGCCGCCCGTGCCGGGAATGATGCCCGTGAAGACGCCGATGAGTCCCGAGCGAATGAAGGTGGGAATGAGGGGACGGATCTCTTTCCAGGGGCGAAGGATGCGGTCCTTGATGGAGTTCACCCGCTCCGTCACCACCTCATCGCTTTCGACGAGCCGCAGGGCCTGGGGAATGGAGAAGAGGCCGATGAGAGCCACCGTGAAGGGAATGCCCGAGAAGAGGTTGATGTTTCCCAGGGTGAACCGGGGAATACCCGTGATGGAATCCATGCCTACCGTGGAGAAGAGAAGCCCGAGCATGCCCGCGAGCAATCCCTTGACGGTAGATCCCTGAGAGAGAGAAGCGATGATGGTCATGCCCAGCACCGCCACGGCGAAGAGTTCCACCGGCCCGAACATGAGGGCGACGCGCCCGAGAATGGGAGCGATGGTGAGGAGAAAGAGGCTGCTCACCGTGCCGCCAACGAAGGAGGCGGTGAGGGAAATTCCCAGAGCGCGTCCTGCCTCGCCGCGCTGGGCCATGGGATATCCGTCGAGTACCGTGGCCGCCGCGGAGGGTGTTCCCGGGGTCCGCACCAGGATGGCCGCGATGGAGCCGCCGTACATGGCCCCCATGTAGATGGCGGCGAGCATACTGATGCCCGTTTCCGGGCGGAGCACGAAGGTGACGGGCACCAGGAGGGCGATGGCCATGGTGGCGGAGAGTCCCGGCATGGCCCCCACCAGGAGGCCGAGACCGGTTCCGAAGGCGACGGCGAGGAGATTCGCCGGAGCCAGAACGGAAGTGAAGCCGAGAAGAATGTTTTCGAGAATCATGACGGAAGCACTCCTTTCCCGGGCCTAGCTTCCCAGAAGAGATTCCAGGCAACCCATGGGAATGGGGAGCTTCAGGAACCACACGAAAAGGAAATAAATGAAGATCGAGAACCCGACTCCCACCAGGATCGCCCTGACGAGGCCCATGGCGCGTAGAAAGACGTAGCCGAGAATCATGAAGAGCGGTGTGGCGACGAAATAGCCGATGCGTGGAATGGCGTAGATGTAGGTAATGATTGCAACGACGTAGGCGACGACGGTTCCTTTATTGATTCGCTTCTCCGGGGAAGCGGGTTCTCTTTCTTCGTTGTTTCCGGCGGTGGACTGTCGTTGTTCCCTGATGGCCATAAGGACCATGGCGCCGGAGAGGATGAAGACGAGAATGGACACGAGCTTTGGAAAGAGGCCCGCCGAGGCGGGCATTGAGGATGCCTTGACGAAGAAATAGGCCCCGAGGCCGGTGGTGGCCAACGCGAAAAGGCTATGATCGAGAACCTGTCTCAAGATTTGTACCTCCTGTACTGCTTGATCAGAAACGTCCCGGTCAGAGTTGTTCGGAGCATCCCGCAGAAAGACGTTGTCCGAGAGGAAACGTGTTTCGCTGCGAGAACTTTCGCGGAAGGCCGGACGCCGTGACGGCGTTCCGGGCCTTCCGCGAAAAGGGTTTCTATTTCCCCTGGTACTGTTCCTTCACTTCATTCCAGATAGCCTTGAAGGCCGTTTCCTGCTCCGCGAGCATGGCGGCGTATTCGTCGCCGTACTTCATGTCGATGATGGAGGCTCGGTCGTTGCAGGCCTTCACGAATTCAGGCATCTCCGCCATCTTCTTGAATGCCTCGATAAGCGTGTCCCGGGCTTCGGCGGGAATGCCCTTGGGAGCGCTGTAGCCACGGGACGAACCGGAGACGACATCGTAGCCGAGTTCCTTCATGGTTGGCACGTCGGGCAGCATGTCCACGCGCTTCTCCGCGAAGATCACCAGAGCGCGGAGGTTGCCCGCTTTGATCTGCGGATAGGTGATGCCGAGATTGTTGAAACTGGCGTTGATCTTGCCGCCCATCGCGGCCTGCCAGGAAGGGCCGTCCCCTTCGAAGGGAACCATCTGGAACTTCAGTCCCGTGGCCTTCTCCACGATGAGGGTGGTGAAGAAATCGTCGCCGCCCACACCGGAATTGCCCACGGTGATCTTTCCGGGGTTCTCTTTTGCGGCATTCATGAATTCTTCCATGGTCTGGTAGGGGCTGTCCTTTGCCACCACCACGATTCCGGGATCGGTGATGACATTCGCGATGGGCTCGAGTTCGGCGATGGTGTAGGTGATCTCGGGGTTCATGATGTAGTTCGTCTGGAGCATCGGAGTGTTGGTGATGCTCAGGGTGTACCCGTCCTTCTTGGCGGTCTTCGCGAGCTGTGTCCATGCGATGGCGCCGGTGGCTCCGGGAATGTACTGGTTGATGAAGGATTGACCGAGGACCTTTTCCAGATAGGGTTGCGTGAGCTGCGCAAGAGTGTCGCTGCCGCCGCCGGGCTTGAAGCCCTGAAGAACCGTGATCTGCTTCTCCGGATACGCCGCGAACGCTGCCTGTCCCAACAATGCGAACAGAACAACCGCCAGGATTCCCACTACCCACTTGGATTTTCTCATAACGCGTTCCCCCCCTGAAATATGATGGAATCGGTGAAGCCGACCAGCGAAGCCTTCCGGCCCGGAAGGGCCTTCCGCTTCGCGTACGTCCCGCGCATGTCGCTCCGGAACGGTTCCCGCTCCGGAGGAACCCCATCCTCTCCTGGTTGTGACGAAAAGCCCCGTGAAAATGTGGTTTTGCGTTGTCCTGATGCGATAATTTGGCGTTGCTAGAATAGCATAAGGGATCTCTGAATAAGGCTACGCCAGCCCCGCAGGGCGCCTCGCAGAGCCTGATGCGACCCGAGTCAAGGGAAAGCGAAAGGTTTTTACTCAGAGCTTCCATAACATAAAAGGAAAGAATTTTCTGCTCGACCAAGATCAACCAGAAATGTTCCGAAACATCGACAGAATAGCCGGGAAACACACGCTTGTCAATCCTGACTTTTGCCTTTGTGTGACAAGACAGGGAGAACGTCATCCCTTAAACGGGAGGGAACTCTGATCAAGTAGGAATCACCCTCTCTCAATCTCGATCGCATCGCGTTTTTCCGAGATCGGCGTGGCATTTCTCAGAGGTTTCCGGGACAGGGAGAACGTCGTCTGTCCTTCTCCAGAGATGATGAGGAGCGATGTTCTTCAGAGCCGGGGATGCCAGACGACGCCGTCTTCGCCGGCGTAACGGGCGAAGGAGACGCCGTAGGCTTTTCGGAGGAGATCCTCCCGGAGTACCGCTGTCACGGAACCGGCGGCGAGGAGTTCGCCGTCCAACAGGACCCAGACATCGTCGCACCAGCGGGCGGCGAGGTTGACGTCGTGCACGGAGGCGACGACCGTTCGCCCCTCCAGGGCGGTCTCCCGGAGAAGCGCGAAGAGTTCCGCTCCGTGGCGGGGATCGAGAGAGGACGATGGCTCGTCCAGGAGGAGCACTTGCGGATTCTGGGCGAGAATCTGCGCGACGGCCACGCGCTGTCGTTCTCCGCCGGAGAGTTCCGCCACGCTTCGGGAGAGAAGGTCTCCAAGGCCGAGGCGGGATGCCGCCGATGCGGCCATTCGGCGGTCCTCTTCCGCATATCCCGCAAGAGAGCGCACATGAGGAAGGCGCCCGAGGAGGATGACCTCGTACACCGCGAAGGGATAGCGCAGCAGGGGGTCCTGGGGAACGAAGCCGATGCGGAGTCCGAGTTCCCTTCTGGAGAGCTTGCGGACGCGATGTTCCGAAGGAGGTGGGGCGGCTTGACCGGTCTCTTTCTTTTTCGGAATGTCCCGGAGAAAGAGGTTGCCCTCGTGGGGGAGGAGGCCCGCGAGGCAGCCGAGAAGCGTGCTTTTGCCGCTGCCGTTGGGACCGAGAAGCGCGGTGATGCGTCCTGGCTTGATCTCTCCCGAGAGGTTTCGGAGCACTGGACGTGCCCTGTAGCCGGCGAAGAGGTTTTCCAGACGGTAGCTCACGAGGAGGCGCGCCCCCGGGTGCGCAGAAGAATCCAACAGAAGACGGGGCCTCCCGCAAGGGCCGTCACGACTCCCACGGGAAGTTCGCCGAGCTGTTGGGCTGCTCCGTCCGCGCCGGCGAGGAGGAGACATCCCGCGACGAAGGCGAGGGGGAGGAGGGTGCGATGGGCAGGGCCTGCGAGAAGGCGCAGGAGGTGGGGACCCACGAGACCGACGAAGCCGATGATGCCGAAATGAGCCACCACCAGGGAAGCCGCCAGGGATGCCGCTCCCAGGAGAACGAGGCGGAGCCGCTTTTCGTTCACGCCGAGGAGCGCCGCCCGTCCTTCTCCGAGGGACATGGCGTCCAGCTCCCGCCCCCACCACCAGGCGGGAAGCGTCACGGCGGCCGCGCCGATCCAGGCGGAGCCCGCCGCGGAGGCGGAAGCGCCGGAGAATCCTCCCATGAGCCAGAGGACGATGGCGGCCATGCGCTCCTCCGAGATGGCTTTGAGGAGTGTCACTCCCGCGGAAAGGATGGCGCTTACCACGATGCCCGCCAGGACGAGATGCACGGGAGAATTACCGCCGGATCTCCAGGCGAGGGTGAAGGCGAGGGAAAGGGCGAGGGCGGCGCCGCAAAAGGCTGCGGCGGGCACCCAGATACCGCCGAGGAAGATTCCGAGGGAAGCTCCCAGGGCAGCTCCCGCGGCGATGCCCAGGGTGTAGGGCTCCGCAAGCGGATTGCCCAGCAGCGCCTGGAGGACGACGCCCGAGACGGAGAGGGCCGCCCCCGATGCGGTGGCCGCCAGAAGACGGGGGAGGCGGACGGTGCGCACCACCAGGGCCTGCTGCTGTGGCAGGGTTGTTACGTCGGCGAAGGGGTTCAGGAGAGAGAGCACTGCTCCGGGAGGGACGTCCATGGGGCCCGCGAGGAGCCGCCAGGTTCCCACCAGGAGGAGGCCGACAAGGAGCAGTGCTCCGAGCTGCAGCGCTCTTCTCCGGCGGGATGCCTCCAGAGCGGTCATGCGGCTGAGGGTGTCATCACCGGCGGAAAGAGAACCGCCCTGGGAATGTTCGGGACCGGTACTGGTGCCGGTGGCGGATTCCGATAGGGGCACGGAGCATTCCTCCCTGGGGTGTGTCGCCATGAAAAAAGCCGAATCTGTCGGGGCTCCAGGAAAAAGAGTCCGGGAGCCCCGATTTCTTTTGCGTGTCCTGGTGTTTCTAGAAGATGTGCTGCGCCGTGACGCGGAGATGTTCCACGAAGAGAGCCGCCACCTCGGGATTGCTTCCGAGCCCTTCGATGACGGGGTTCACCCGGTATCCTTTCGACTCCAGAACGCTGCGCCAGGATTCGGGATCCTCCGGATCCGCCATGTCGTTCCGGGCGTGGTCTCCCGCGACGATCATGAAGGGCACCAGGGTCACCCGCTTTGCCCCCATGGTCTCAAGGCGTTCCAGAACCATGTCGAGGGAGGGGAACCCCTCGACGGTACCGAGGGCGAAGCGTAATCCCCGCTCGTCGAAGAGAAGCTGCATCTGCGAGTAGGCGGCGTTCGCCGGATGGGGTGAACCGTGTCCCATGAAGACCACCGCGCCGTCGCCCTTCGCTCGGTCTCCGTAGGTTCTCTGGAGAATGGAGACCATCTTGCCGTAGTCCTCGAAGGAGGAGAGGAAAGGATCGCCCATGGCGACGGCCCTGAAGGAGTATTTTCGCTCCAGGCGGGCCAGGGCGTCCGTCACTTCCGCGAGATCGTCGAATTCCTCGCCGCGGATCACGTGGGTGGGCTGTACCACCACGTGGGTGAAGCCCTCGTCCTGCATGCGGGCCAGGGCGATCAGCGGAGAGTCGATGATCTTGCCCTCTTCGGCGAGGACTTTTCTGCGGATGATGTTGGACGTATAGGCCGTGCGGACCTCCGCGTCGGGGAAAGCCTTCCGTGCGGCGTCCACGAGGGTGTCGATGGCGTTCCGCGCCTCGGGTACGGAGGTGCCGAAGGCGACGACGAGAATTCCCTTTTTCTCGGGGGCCGCCTTGCCGTGTCCCATGGCGAAGGCCTCG encodes:
- a CDS encoding ABC transporter ATP-binding protein, which gives rise to MSYRLENLFAGYRARPVLRNLSGEIKPGRITALLGPNGSGKSTLLGCLAGLLPHEGNLFLRDIPKKKETGQAAPPPSEHRVRKLSRRELGLRIGFVPQDPLLRYPFAVYEVILLGRLPHVRSLAGYAEEDRRMAASAASRLGLGDLLSRSVAELSGGERQRVAVAQILAQNPQVLLLDEPSSSLDPRHGAELFALLRETALEGRTVVASVHDVNLAARWCDDVWVLLDGELLAAGSVTAVLREDLLRKAYGVSFARYAGEDGVVWHPRL
- a CDS encoding FecCD family ABC transporter permease, with product MPLSESATGTSTGPEHSQGGSLSAGDDTLSRMTALEASRRRRALQLGALLLVGLLLVGTWRLLAGPMDVPPGAVLSLLNPFADVTTLPQQQALVVRTVRLPRLLAATASGAALSVSGVVLQALLGNPLAEPYTLGIAAGAALGASLGIFLGGIWVPAAAFCGAALALSLAFTLAWRSGGNSPVHLVLAGIVVSAILSAGVTLLKAISEERMAAIVLWLMGGFSGASASAAGSAWIGAAAVTLPAWWWGRELDAMSLGEGRAALLGVNEKRLRLVLLGAASLAASLVVAHFGIIGFVGLVGPHLLRLLAGPAHRTLLPLAFVAGCLLLAGADGAAQQLGELPVGVVTALAGGPVFCWILLRTRGRASS
- a CDS encoding sirohydrochlorin cobaltochelatase; this translates as MTRSGLILLCCALFLAAFSSGEAFAMGHGKAAPEKKGILVVAFGTSVPEARNAIDTLVDAARKAFPDAEVRTAYTSNIIRRKVLAEEGKIIDSPLIALARMQDEGFTHVVVQPTHVIRGEEFDDLAEVTDALARLERKYSFRAVAMGDPFLSSFEDYGKMVSILQRTYGDRAKGDGAVVFMGHGSPHPANAAYSQMQLLFDERGLRFALGTVEGFPSLDMVLERLETMGAKRVTLVPFMIVAGDHARNDMADPEDPESWRSVLESKGYRVNPVIEGLGSNPEVAALFVEHLRVTAQHIF